Proteins encoded together in one Pseudomonadota bacterium window:
- a CDS encoding serine/threonine-protein kinase, whose product MSALPAKIGKYQITGIAGQGAMATVYVAYDPVIDRKVAIKVSKIPATLEEDVEARQQQKLFFNEAQTAGALDHPNILRIYDANYEQGLCYIAMEYVEQARTLKTYTEASTLLPVEQAVKLIRQCTDALVYAHGKGVTHRDIKPANIMLTSKDVVKLGDFGISQRANSDQTQVMGWFGSPLYMSPEQARGGDLTGQSDIFSLGVVSYQLLTGKTPFAARDIPVVINNILKKDPEPLEALRPEVPKRLAAIVKRCLQKDQALRYQRAVDLGTELETLANEINDPQLALPQEEKVRIARSLKFCKTLSAMEVSDLVKISVWESYYPGACILQQGATGAAFYILVSGEVAIQKDGKDIAVSGEGECFGEIGYLTEGRRSATVVAIQAATVMKIGAPVRDWASLPTQLRLGKVFQQVLIERLIESGKALAKALP is encoded by the coding sequence GCCATGGCCACGGTTTACGTCGCTTATGATCCCGTCATCGACCGCAAGGTTGCGATTAAGGTAAGCAAAATACCGGCGACCCTCGAGGAAGATGTCGAGGCACGGCAACAGCAAAAGCTCTTCTTCAATGAAGCCCAGACCGCGGGTGCGCTCGATCACCCGAACATTCTCAGGATCTACGACGCGAATTACGAACAGGGTCTGTGTTATATCGCGATGGAATACGTCGAGCAAGCGCGCACCCTGAAGACCTACACCGAAGCGAGCACGCTGTTGCCCGTCGAGCAGGCAGTAAAACTGATACGCCAGTGTACCGATGCCTTGGTGTATGCCCACGGCAAAGGGGTCACCCATCGCGACATCAAACCCGCTAACATTATGCTGACTTCCAAAGACGTCGTTAAATTGGGCGATTTCGGCATCTCGCAGCGCGCTAATAGCGATCAAACGCAGGTTATGGGCTGGTTTGGATCCCCGCTCTATATGTCGCCCGAGCAGGCGAGAGGGGGCGATCTCACAGGACAATCGGACATTTTTTCACTCGGGGTTGTGAGCTATCAGCTACTCACCGGAAAGACGCCGTTTGCCGCGCGAGATATACCGGTGGTGATCAATAACATACTAAAAAAAGATCCGGAGCCCCTCGAAGCGTTGCGGCCCGAGGTGCCCAAACGCTTAGCCGCTATCGTCAAACGCTGTTTACAGAAAGATCAGGCGCTTCGTTATCAGCGTGCGGTGGATCTGGGCACCGAGCTCGAAACGCTTGCCAACGAGATCAACGATCCTCAGTTGGCGCTGCCGCAGGAAGAGAAGGTCCGGATTGCCCGTTCCTTGAAGTTTTGCAAGACCCTCTCGGCGATGGAAGTGAGCGATCTTGTGAAGATCTCTGTCTGGGAGTCTTATTATCCGGGCGCGTGCATTCTGCAGCAGGGCGCTACCGGAGCCGCCTTTTATATCCTCGTTTCCGGCGAGGTTGCAATCCAAAAAGACGGCAAGGACATCGCCGTATCAGGGGAAGGCGAATGTTTCGGTGAGATCGGCTATCTCACCGAGGGACGCCGTAGCGCAACGGTGGTCGCTATCCAAGCAGCCACGGTAATGAAGATCGGCGCCCCGGTTCGAGACTGGGCCTCGCTGCCCACGCAACTGCGGTTGGGCAAAGTGTTTCAGCAAGTCCTGATCGAGCGCTTGATCGAGTCCGGTAAGGCGCTCGCGAAGGCGTTACCTTAA